The Vidua macroura isolate BioBank_ID:100142 chromosome 27, ASM2450914v1, whole genome shotgun sequence genome includes a window with the following:
- the PHB1 gene encoding prohibitin 1 has protein sequence MAAKVFESIGKLGLGLAVAGGVVNSALYNVDAGHRAVIFDRFRGVQDVVVGEGTHFLIPWVQKPIIFDCRSRPRNVPVITGSKDLQNVNITLRILFRPVTAQLPRIFTSIGEDYDERVLPSITTEILKSVVARFDAGELITQRELVSRQVSEDLTERAATFGLILDDVSLTHLTFGKEFTEAVEMKQVAQQEAERARFIVEKAEQQKKAAVISAEGDSKAAELIANSLATAGDGLIELRKLEAAEDIAYQLSRSRNITYLPSGQSVLLQLPQ, from the exons AGAGCATCGGGAAGCTCGGCCTGGGCTTGGCCGTGGCGGGGGGAGTTGTGAACTCCGCTCTTTACAACG TGGACGCGGGGCACAGAGCCGTGATCTTCGACCGCTTCCGAGGCGTGCAGGACGTGGTGGTGGGCGAGGGGACGCACTTCCTCATCCCCTGGGTGCAGAAGCCCATCATCTTCGACTGCCGCTCGCGGCCCCGCAACGTCCCCGTCATCACCGGCAGCAAAG ACCTGCAGAACGTGAACATCACGCTGCGGATCCTGTTCCGGCCCGTGACGGCGCAGCTGCCGCGCATCTTCACCAGCATCGGCGAGGACTACGATGAGCGCGTGCTGCCCTCCATCACCACCGAGATCCTCAAGTCCGTGGTG GCCCGCTTTGACGCCGGCGAGCTGATCACGCAGCGGGAGCTGGTGTCCAGGCAGGTCAGCGAGGACCTCACCGAGCGAGCGGCCACCTTCGGCCTCATCCTGGACGACGTGTCCTTG ACCCACCTGACCTTCGGCAAGGAGTTCACGGAGGCGGTGGAGATGAAGCAGGTGGcgcagcaggaggcagagcgGGCCAGGTTCATCGTGGAGAAG GCCGAGCAGCAGAAGAAGGCGGCCGTGATCTCCGCGGAGGGCGACTCCAAGGCGGCGGAGCTGATTGCCAACTCGCTGGCCACGGCGGGCGACGGGCTGATCGAGCTGCGCAAGCTGGAGGCGGCCGAGGACATCGCGTACCAGCTCTCGCGCTCCCGCAACATCACCTACCTGCCCTCGGGACAGTccgtgctgctgcagctgccccagtga